The Linepithema humile isolate Giens D197 chromosome 7, Lhum_UNIL_v1.0, whole genome shotgun sequence genome has a window encoding:
- the LOC105675772 gene encoding phosphatidylcholine:ceramide cholinephosphotransferase 2-like isoform X1 → MSLRRPGSSSSPRDVREPEEESFAVQCPLIMWRASMKPLRAVFLLDVMVLDPKATSLHSDYGSFDRPLGAGEGHERDVEAAVDGNSSGMAQSSDVYQRQPLLPGAPLSKNKDKWSGVASGSDYYEDDEDEKDIESLSRHSGLPNGSGSSIIKIDIPPPLREEPRFPKEKWKTFLAFLFMVVNFILTTASLAMVHERVPDRSTYGPLPDVVLDNVGAQDWALNVSEVLIMIMSNAAMVFIIFHKHRFIVVRRIFLLMGLLYMMRSVTMYVTVLPIASKTYYCSPKANNTSPLLVTKRVLQLISGFGLSINGKHTYCGDYIYSGHTVVLVLSYLIITEYSPKFQGRKFQPIHWLAGLAVIVGVIMVLVAHGHYTVDVLIAYYVTTRLWYIYHTLANNPNLKQYGPNNFLARLWWYPIFKYFEKNVGGTVPRQYDWPLPWPRRFLAKHPNRDS, encoded by the exons ATGAGTTTGCGTCGTCCCGGGAGTTCGTCGTCGCCGAGAGACGTACGCGAGCCCGAAGAGGAATCGTTTGCCGTCCAGTGTCCAT TAATTATGTGGCGCGCCAGCATGAAGCCTCTGCGAGCAGTTTTTTTGCTCGACGT GATGGTATTGGATCCCAAGGCCACCAGTTTGCACAGCGATTACGGAAGCTTCGATCGACCGCTGGGCGCCGGTGAGGGCCACGAGAGGGACGTCGAGGCGGCGGTTGATGGAAACAGCAGCGGGATGGCACAGTCCAGCGACGTTTATCAGCGGCAGCCGTTGCTGCCCGGCGCGCCGTTGTCGAAAAACAAGGACAAGTGGTCCGGGGTGGCTTCGGGCTCGGATTATTACGAGGACGACGAGGACGAAAAGGATATCGAAAGCCTGAGCAGACATTCCGGGCTACCGAATGGTTCCGGCAGCAGCATCATCAAGATCGACATACCGCCTCCACTCCGTGAGGAGCCACGCTTCCCCAAGGAGAAGTGGAAAACATTTCTCG CGTTTCTCTTTATGGTCGTGAACTTCATACTGACCACCGCGTCTCTCGCAATGGTGCACGAGCGCGTCCCAGATAGGAGTACGTACGGACCGCTGCCCGACGTGGTGCTGGATAACGTTGGCGCGCAGGACTGGGCGCTCAACGTCTCGGAAGTGCTGATCATGATCATGTCCAATGCCGCAATGGTGTTTATCATTTTCCATAAGCATAg GTTTATTGTAGTTAGACGAATATTCCTTCTAATGGGGCTACTCTACATGATGAGAAGCGTCACGATGTACGTGACGGTCTTGCCGATCGCCAGCAAAACTTACTACTGCAGTCCGAAGGCGAACAACACTAGCCCGCTGCTTGTGACAAAGAGGGTCTTGCAGCTCATCTCCGGCTTCGGTTTGTCCATTAACGGCAAACACACTTACTGCGGGGACTATATTTACAGCGGGCACACCGTGGTGCTCGTACTCAGTTACCTGATCATTACGGAGT ATTCTCCGAAGTTTCAAGGGAGAAAGTTCCAACCGATACATTGGTTAGCGGGTCTGGCGGTGATTGTCGGGGTAATTATGGTCCTGGTAGCTCACGGACACTACACCGTGGATGTACTTATAGCGTATTATGTTACTACACGCCTGTGGTATATTTATCACACTCTAGCCAACAATCCGAATCTTAAG CAATACGGACCAAACAACTTTTTGGCCCGACTCTGGTGGTACCCCATTTTCAAGTATTTCGAAAAGAATGTGGGCGGCACGGTGCCACGACAATATGACTGGCCTCTACCCTGGCCTCGACGGTTTCTTGCCAAGCACCCCAACCGAGATAGTTAA
- the LOC105675772 gene encoding phosphatidylcholine:ceramide cholinephosphotransferase 2-like isoform X2, with product MPWATSTYMMKLQLLVIETDYCWRKALLRMVLDPKATSLHSDYGSFDRPLGAGEGHERDVEAAVDGNSSGMAQSSDVYQRQPLLPGAPLSKNKDKWSGVASGSDYYEDDEDEKDIESLSRHSGLPNGSGSSIIKIDIPPPLREEPRFPKEKWKTFLAFLFMVVNFILTTASLAMVHERVPDRSTYGPLPDVVLDNVGAQDWALNVSEVLIMIMSNAAMVFIIFHKHRFIVVRRIFLLMGLLYMMRSVTMYVTVLPIASKTYYCSPKANNTSPLLVTKRVLQLISGFGLSINGKHTYCGDYIYSGHTVVLVLSYLIITEYSPKFQGRKFQPIHWLAGLAVIVGVIMVLVAHGHYTVDVLIAYYVTTRLWYIYHTLANNPNLKQYGPNNFLARLWWYPIFKYFEKNVGGTVPRQYDWPLPWPRRFLAKHPNRDS from the exons ATGCCTTGGGCTACGTCCACATATATGATGAAATTACAGCTGCTCGTTATCGAGACGGACTACTGCTGGAGGAAAGCGTTGCTTAG GATGGTATTGGATCCCAAGGCCACCAGTTTGCACAGCGATTACGGAAGCTTCGATCGACCGCTGGGCGCCGGTGAGGGCCACGAGAGGGACGTCGAGGCGGCGGTTGATGGAAACAGCAGCGGGATGGCACAGTCCAGCGACGTTTATCAGCGGCAGCCGTTGCTGCCCGGCGCGCCGTTGTCGAAAAACAAGGACAAGTGGTCCGGGGTGGCTTCGGGCTCGGATTATTACGAGGACGACGAGGACGAAAAGGATATCGAAAGCCTGAGCAGACATTCCGGGCTACCGAATGGTTCCGGCAGCAGCATCATCAAGATCGACATACCGCCTCCACTCCGTGAGGAGCCACGCTTCCCCAAGGAGAAGTGGAAAACATTTCTCG CGTTTCTCTTTATGGTCGTGAACTTCATACTGACCACCGCGTCTCTCGCAATGGTGCACGAGCGCGTCCCAGATAGGAGTACGTACGGACCGCTGCCCGACGTGGTGCTGGATAACGTTGGCGCGCAGGACTGGGCGCTCAACGTCTCGGAAGTGCTGATCATGATCATGTCCAATGCCGCAATGGTGTTTATCATTTTCCATAAGCATAg GTTTATTGTAGTTAGACGAATATTCCTTCTAATGGGGCTACTCTACATGATGAGAAGCGTCACGATGTACGTGACGGTCTTGCCGATCGCCAGCAAAACTTACTACTGCAGTCCGAAGGCGAACAACACTAGCCCGCTGCTTGTGACAAAGAGGGTCTTGCAGCTCATCTCCGGCTTCGGTTTGTCCATTAACGGCAAACACACTTACTGCGGGGACTATATTTACAGCGGGCACACCGTGGTGCTCGTACTCAGTTACCTGATCATTACGGAGT ATTCTCCGAAGTTTCAAGGGAGAAAGTTCCAACCGATACATTGGTTAGCGGGTCTGGCGGTGATTGTCGGGGTAATTATGGTCCTGGTAGCTCACGGACACTACACCGTGGATGTACTTATAGCGTATTATGTTACTACACGCCTGTGGTATATTTATCACACTCTAGCCAACAATCCGAATCTTAAG CAATACGGACCAAACAACTTTTTGGCCCGACTCTGGTGGTACCCCATTTTCAAGTATTTCGAAAAGAATGTGGGCGGCACGGTGCCACGACAATATGACTGGCCTCTACCCTGGCCTCGACGGTTTCTTGCCAAGCACCCCAACCGAGATAGTTAA
- the LOC105675772 gene encoding phosphatidylcholine:ceramide cholinephosphotransferase 2-like isoform X3: MHKLRLPVKVELPSALTRMVLDPKATSLHSDYGSFDRPLGAGEGHERDVEAAVDGNSSGMAQSSDVYQRQPLLPGAPLSKNKDKWSGVASGSDYYEDDEDEKDIESLSRHSGLPNGSGSSIIKIDIPPPLREEPRFPKEKWKTFLAFLFMVVNFILTTASLAMVHERVPDRSTYGPLPDVVLDNVGAQDWALNVSEVLIMIMSNAAMVFIIFHKHRFIVVRRIFLLMGLLYMMRSVTMYVTVLPIASKTYYCSPKANNTSPLLVTKRVLQLISGFGLSINGKHTYCGDYIYSGHTVVLVLSYLIITEYSPKFQGRKFQPIHWLAGLAVIVGVIMVLVAHGHYTVDVLIAYYVTTRLWYIYHTLANNPNLKQYGPNNFLARLWWYPIFKYFEKNVGGTVPRQYDWPLPWPRRFLAKHPNRDS; the protein is encoded by the exons atgcaTAAGTTAAGACTACCTGTCAAGGTCGAATTGCCCAGTGCTTTAACAAG GATGGTATTGGATCCCAAGGCCACCAGTTTGCACAGCGATTACGGAAGCTTCGATCGACCGCTGGGCGCCGGTGAGGGCCACGAGAGGGACGTCGAGGCGGCGGTTGATGGAAACAGCAGCGGGATGGCACAGTCCAGCGACGTTTATCAGCGGCAGCCGTTGCTGCCCGGCGCGCCGTTGTCGAAAAACAAGGACAAGTGGTCCGGGGTGGCTTCGGGCTCGGATTATTACGAGGACGACGAGGACGAAAAGGATATCGAAAGCCTGAGCAGACATTCCGGGCTACCGAATGGTTCCGGCAGCAGCATCATCAAGATCGACATACCGCCTCCACTCCGTGAGGAGCCACGCTTCCCCAAGGAGAAGTGGAAAACATTTCTCG CGTTTCTCTTTATGGTCGTGAACTTCATACTGACCACCGCGTCTCTCGCAATGGTGCACGAGCGCGTCCCAGATAGGAGTACGTACGGACCGCTGCCCGACGTGGTGCTGGATAACGTTGGCGCGCAGGACTGGGCGCTCAACGTCTCGGAAGTGCTGATCATGATCATGTCCAATGCCGCAATGGTGTTTATCATTTTCCATAAGCATAg GTTTATTGTAGTTAGACGAATATTCCTTCTAATGGGGCTACTCTACATGATGAGAAGCGTCACGATGTACGTGACGGTCTTGCCGATCGCCAGCAAAACTTACTACTGCAGTCCGAAGGCGAACAACACTAGCCCGCTGCTTGTGACAAAGAGGGTCTTGCAGCTCATCTCCGGCTTCGGTTTGTCCATTAACGGCAAACACACTTACTGCGGGGACTATATTTACAGCGGGCACACCGTGGTGCTCGTACTCAGTTACCTGATCATTACGGAGT ATTCTCCGAAGTTTCAAGGGAGAAAGTTCCAACCGATACATTGGTTAGCGGGTCTGGCGGTGATTGTCGGGGTAATTATGGTCCTGGTAGCTCACGGACACTACACCGTGGATGTACTTATAGCGTATTATGTTACTACACGCCTGTGGTATATTTATCACACTCTAGCCAACAATCCGAATCTTAAG CAATACGGACCAAACAACTTTTTGGCCCGACTCTGGTGGTACCCCATTTTCAAGTATTTCGAAAAGAATGTGGGCGGCACGGTGCCACGACAATATGACTGGCCTCTACCCTGGCCTCGACGGTTTCTTGCCAAGCACCCCAACCGAGATAGTTAA
- the LOC105675772 gene encoding phosphatidylcholine:ceramide cholinephosphotransferase 2-like isoform X5: MVLDPKATSLHSDYGSFDRPLGAGEGHERDVEAAVDGNSSGMAQSSDVYQRQPLLPGAPLSKNKDKWSGVASGSDYYEDDEDEKDIESLSRHSGLPNGSGSSIIKIDIPPPLREEPRFPKEKWKTFLAFLFMVVNFILTTASLAMVHERVPDRSTYGPLPDVVLDNVGAQDWALNVSEVLIMIMSNAAMVFIIFHKHRFIVVRRIFLLMGLLYMMRSVTMYVTVLPIASKTYYCSPKANNTSPLLVTKRVLQLISGFGLSINGKHTYCGDYIYSGHTVVLVLSYLIITEYSPKFQGRKFQPIHWLAGLAVIVGVIMVLVAHGHYTVDVLIAYYVTTRLWYIYHTLANNPNLKQYGPNNFLARLWWYPIFKYFEKNVGGTVPRQYDWPLPWPRRFLAKHPNRDS, translated from the exons ATGGTATTGGATCCCAAGGCCACCAGTTTGCACAGCGATTACGGAAGCTTCGATCGACCGCTGGGCGCCGGTGAGGGCCACGAGAGGGACGTCGAGGCGGCGGTTGATGGAAACAGCAGCGGGATGGCACAGTCCAGCGACGTTTATCAGCGGCAGCCGTTGCTGCCCGGCGCGCCGTTGTCGAAAAACAAGGACAAGTGGTCCGGGGTGGCTTCGGGCTCGGATTATTACGAGGACGACGAGGACGAAAAGGATATCGAAAGCCTGAGCAGACATTCCGGGCTACCGAATGGTTCCGGCAGCAGCATCATCAAGATCGACATACCGCCTCCACTCCGTGAGGAGCCACGCTTCCCCAAGGAGAAGTGGAAAACATTTCTCG CGTTTCTCTTTATGGTCGTGAACTTCATACTGACCACCGCGTCTCTCGCAATGGTGCACGAGCGCGTCCCAGATAGGAGTACGTACGGACCGCTGCCCGACGTGGTGCTGGATAACGTTGGCGCGCAGGACTGGGCGCTCAACGTCTCGGAAGTGCTGATCATGATCATGTCCAATGCCGCAATGGTGTTTATCATTTTCCATAAGCATAg GTTTATTGTAGTTAGACGAATATTCCTTCTAATGGGGCTACTCTACATGATGAGAAGCGTCACGATGTACGTGACGGTCTTGCCGATCGCCAGCAAAACTTACTACTGCAGTCCGAAGGCGAACAACACTAGCCCGCTGCTTGTGACAAAGAGGGTCTTGCAGCTCATCTCCGGCTTCGGTTTGTCCATTAACGGCAAACACACTTACTGCGGGGACTATATTTACAGCGGGCACACCGTGGTGCTCGTACTCAGTTACCTGATCATTACGGAGT ATTCTCCGAAGTTTCAAGGGAGAAAGTTCCAACCGATACATTGGTTAGCGGGTCTGGCGGTGATTGTCGGGGTAATTATGGTCCTGGTAGCTCACGGACACTACACCGTGGATGTACTTATAGCGTATTATGTTACTACACGCCTGTGGTATATTTATCACACTCTAGCCAACAATCCGAATCTTAAG CAATACGGACCAAACAACTTTTTGGCCCGACTCTGGTGGTACCCCATTTTCAAGTATTTCGAAAAGAATGTGGGCGGCACGGTGCCACGACAATATGACTGGCCTCTACCCTGGCCTCGACGGTTTCTTGCCAAGCACCCCAACCGAGATAGTTAA
- the LOC105675772 gene encoding phosphatidylcholine:ceramide cholinephosphotransferase 2-like isoform X4, whose amino-acid sequence MMVLDPKATSLHSDYGSFDRPLGAGEGHERDVEAAVDGNSSGMAQSSDVYQRQPLLPGAPLSKNKDKWSGVASGSDYYEDDEDEKDIESLSRHSGLPNGSGSSIIKIDIPPPLREEPRFPKEKWKTFLAFLFMVVNFILTTASLAMVHERVPDRSTYGPLPDVVLDNVGAQDWALNVSEVLIMIMSNAAMVFIIFHKHRFIVVRRIFLLMGLLYMMRSVTMYVTVLPIASKTYYCSPKANNTSPLLVTKRVLQLISGFGLSINGKHTYCGDYIYSGHTVVLVLSYLIITEYSPKFQGRKFQPIHWLAGLAVIVGVIMVLVAHGHYTVDVLIAYYVTTRLWYIYHTLANNPNLKQYGPNNFLARLWWYPIFKYFEKNVGGTVPRQYDWPLPWPRRFLAKHPNRDS is encoded by the exons AT GATGGTATTGGATCCCAAGGCCACCAGTTTGCACAGCGATTACGGAAGCTTCGATCGACCGCTGGGCGCCGGTGAGGGCCACGAGAGGGACGTCGAGGCGGCGGTTGATGGAAACAGCAGCGGGATGGCACAGTCCAGCGACGTTTATCAGCGGCAGCCGTTGCTGCCCGGCGCGCCGTTGTCGAAAAACAAGGACAAGTGGTCCGGGGTGGCTTCGGGCTCGGATTATTACGAGGACGACGAGGACGAAAAGGATATCGAAAGCCTGAGCAGACATTCCGGGCTACCGAATGGTTCCGGCAGCAGCATCATCAAGATCGACATACCGCCTCCACTCCGTGAGGAGCCACGCTTCCCCAAGGAGAAGTGGAAAACATTTCTCG CGTTTCTCTTTATGGTCGTGAACTTCATACTGACCACCGCGTCTCTCGCAATGGTGCACGAGCGCGTCCCAGATAGGAGTACGTACGGACCGCTGCCCGACGTGGTGCTGGATAACGTTGGCGCGCAGGACTGGGCGCTCAACGTCTCGGAAGTGCTGATCATGATCATGTCCAATGCCGCAATGGTGTTTATCATTTTCCATAAGCATAg GTTTATTGTAGTTAGACGAATATTCCTTCTAATGGGGCTACTCTACATGATGAGAAGCGTCACGATGTACGTGACGGTCTTGCCGATCGCCAGCAAAACTTACTACTGCAGTCCGAAGGCGAACAACACTAGCCCGCTGCTTGTGACAAAGAGGGTCTTGCAGCTCATCTCCGGCTTCGGTTTGTCCATTAACGGCAAACACACTTACTGCGGGGACTATATTTACAGCGGGCACACCGTGGTGCTCGTACTCAGTTACCTGATCATTACGGAGT ATTCTCCGAAGTTTCAAGGGAGAAAGTTCCAACCGATACATTGGTTAGCGGGTCTGGCGGTGATTGTCGGGGTAATTATGGTCCTGGTAGCTCACGGACACTACACCGTGGATGTACTTATAGCGTATTATGTTACTACACGCCTGTGGTATATTTATCACACTCTAGCCAACAATCCGAATCTTAAG CAATACGGACCAAACAACTTTTTGGCCCGACTCTGGTGGTACCCCATTTTCAAGTATTTCGAAAAGAATGTGGGCGGCACGGTGCCACGACAATATGACTGGCCTCTACCCTGGCCTCGACGGTTTCTTGCCAAGCACCCCAACCGAGATAGTTAA